One window of the Falco biarmicus isolate bFalBia1 chromosome 2, bFalBia1.pri, whole genome shotgun sequence genome contains the following:
- the ATP4B gene encoding LOW QUALITY PROTEIN: potassium-transporting ATPase subunit beta (The sequence of the model RefSeq protein was modified relative to this genomic sequence to represent the inferred CDS: substituted 1 base at 1 genomic stop codon) — MATLNEKKTCSERMENFRRFVWNPETRLFMGRTLINWVWISLYYLAFYVVMSGLFALSIYSLMRTVNPYEPDYQDQLKSPGVTLRPDVYGDRGLQIYYNASDNKTWEGLVTTLQTFLTAYTPAAQHLNINCTSDTYFFQDTFDGPNKTKLSCKFTSDMLQNCSGATDPTFGFPEGKPCFIIKMNRIIKFLPGNGTAPRVNCTYVGDESHPLEVDYYPVNGTFNLHYFPYYGKKAQPSYSNPLVAVKFLNIIRNVELKIVCKIIGAGITFDNVHDPYEGKVEFKLKIEDXAATETLLKNT, encoded by the exons ATGGcaactttaaatgaaaaaaagacgTGCAGCGAACGGATGGAAAATTTCCGTCGTTTTGTCTGGAATCCAGAAACAAGGCTCTTCATGGGAAGGACCTTGATTAACTGGG TGTGGATCAGCCTGTACTACCTGGCTTTCTACGTGGTGATGTCAGGGCTGTTCGCACTCTCCATCTATTCTTTAATGAGGACGGTGAATCCATACGAGCCAGATTACCAAGACCAGCTGAAATCCCCAG GTGTAACATTACGACCTGACGTTTATGGGGATAGAGGACTACAAATTTATTACAACGCATCCGACAACAAAACCTGGGAAGGTTTAGTGACAACTCTTCAGACTTTTCTGACAG CATATAcacctgctgctcagcacctgaACATCAACTGCACCAGTGACACATACTTCTTCCAAGACACCTTCGACGgcccaaataaaacaaaactatcCTGCAAATTTACCTCAGATATGCTTCAAAACTGCTCCGGCGCCACAGATCCAACTTTTGGATTTCCAGAAGGAAAACCctgttttattataaaaatgaacAGG ATTATCAAGTTTTTGCCTGGCAATGGCACTGCACCAAGGGTGAACTGCACATATGTG GGTGATGAGTCTCACCCGTTGGAGGTGGACTACTACCCCGTGAACGGTACCTTCAACCTGCACTACTTCCCCTACTATGGAAAAAAGGCACAG CCCAGTTACAGCAATCCTTTGGTAGCTGTGAAATTTCTCAACATTATCAGGAATGTAGAACTTAAAATAGTGTGCAAAATCATTGGAGCTGGAATTACCTTTGATAACGTTCATGATCCATATGAAGGAAAAGTGgaatttaaattgaaaattgAAGACTGAGCAGCTACAGAGacacttctgaaaaacacaTGA